Within the Dialister hominis genome, the region AAGGAAACAGCTGAACTCACAAAGGATCAGGATGCATACGGATGCACGAAGCTTGTCGAATTCTGCAATGCAGTCGAAGACAATCCGTTCATGGCAGGCGCCTTCCACGGCGTCACGCAGGGCGATACTGCCATCCATGTCGGCGTATCCGGTCCGGGCGTCGTCAAGAGAGCGCTGGAAGATGTCAAAGGCGCACCGCTTAATGTCGTTGCCAAGACGATCAAGAATACAGCCTTCATGATTACCCGTCTTGGACAGATGGTGGCAGAAGCTGCCGTCGATCGCCTCCATGCGCCGTTCGGCATTATCGACCTTTCCCTTGCACCGACTTCTGCTGTCGGAGACAGTGTAGCGCAGGTTCTTGAGGAAATGGGTCTTGAGAGCTGCGGCGGCCCCGGTACCACGGCAGCCCTGGCGCTCTTAAACGATGCAGTGAAGAAGGGCGGCCTTATGGCTTCTTCTTCCGTCGGCGGTCTTTCCGGCGCTTTCATTCCGGTCAGTGAAGACCTTGGCATGATTGAAGCCGTACAGAAGGGAAGCCTTTCCCTTGAAAAACTCGAAGCCATGACCTGCGTATGCTCGGTCGGCCTTGATATGATTGCCGTTCCCGGAGACACGACGGCATCCACGATTTCCGCCATCCTTGCAGATGAAGCGGCTATCGGCATGATCAACAACAAGACGACGGCTACCCGCCTGATTCCGGTACCTGGAAAGAAACCGGGAGACATGGTTCAGTTTGGCGGACTCATGGGATATGCTCCTGTCATGAAGATCAACGAATTCAAGGCAGATGAATTCATTGCAAGAGGCGGCAAGATCCCTGCACCGATCCGTTCCCTGACAAACTGATACAGGATAAACTGATACAGGAAAATAAAATGCCCGAAGGGGGTTCCAGTGCAATGCCGGAGCCTTTCCTTCGGGCGTTTTTTTGATGGAATGGAAGGAAATTCATGTAAAACGAGGGAAGAGGGACCTTTCCGTTCCTTGATGTATTTTTTGCATACTTGTGATAAAATAAAACAGTTATTTTTTTATCAGTAAGGATATAGTTACGGGTATGTAAAGGGTTATCATGACACGTAAAAAAATAAAAGCAGGGAAAGCTTCCGCAGGGAA harbors:
- a CDS encoding PFL family protein; this translates as MLDIEEILATERMFDQNKLDVRTITMGISLLGCVSDDEKTLLTRIYDTICQKAEHLTEVSHDISREYGVPIINRRISVTPVALIAGGTNAKSYVPIAETLQKAADAVGVDILGGFSALVDRGMSSSDKILIDSIPEALAVTKSICSSVAIGSTRAGINMDAVKRMGEIVKETAELTKDQDAYGCTKLVEFCNAVEDNPFMAGAFHGVTQGDTAIHVGVSGPGVVKRALEDVKGAPLNVVAKTIKNTAFMITRLGQMVAEAAVDRLHAPFGIIDLSLAPTSAVGDSVAQVLEEMGLESCGGPGTTAALALLNDAVKKGGLMASSSVGGLSGAFIPVSEDLGMIEAVQKGSLSLEKLEAMTCVCSVGLDMIAVPGDTTASTISAILADEAAIGMINNKTTATRLIPVPGKKPGDMVQFGGLMGYAPVMKINEFKADEFIARGGKIPAPIRSLTN